The Haloplanus sp. CK5-1 genome contains a region encoding:
- a CDS encoding bifunctional DNA primase/polymerase, with the protein MNDSSPVRKRVSNTQKTHGSRPVPYYRDGVVEFAVPDKPIETRARIREEQRNRRGDYAPRLSNRQCDHDAHQNPKCVCNCTDSERAELLRDYLQVLAQYGWNSPRLMPVGSEGKAPYIAERHIGLTQPKIRDLLYTPQEAIEAVKTGAIGFCLYADRPEHNTKELVFFDRDEPDRWPNIGETVRVVSGSGTGDHLTFSANGEIENAKGKGNLSGIGSVRGPNWFVVLPGSVHPTGGIYHMAENPGMAELSPEQLPRELQKGALPQSELPDGVVSGATSNFNPNASLPSGFSANDVTNDIGIPLEDVRQVSTWLNYLLTFIEPNGYDSLSEADQATVRYLLIWRFEPTDIARILRDCRDRRGRVDREDHPHKLWRDGYVERTITNTGIPYQVDSDLGKALVEDAMETKGRRPSAGSKSLREVRDAFRNLGNELTTTEIVESSYVGWRGSKKESVKRRVVRCFDIFDTAGYIEWEKDGRQNIYIEEGLTNLRIPGDYEWCQRTAALMGEEIDSADMGIESERDERATKRSNT; encoded by the coding sequence ATGAACGATAGTAGCCCTGTCCGCAAAAGAGTATCGAACACACAGAAAACGCACGGTTCGCGTCCTGTCCCGTACTATCGAGACGGGGTAGTAGAATTTGCTGTTCCCGATAAGCCAATTGAGACTCGCGCTCGGATACGCGAAGAGCAACGAAACCGGCGTGGTGATTACGCTCCCCGACTCTCGAACCGTCAGTGCGACCACGACGCGCACCAGAATCCGAAGTGCGTCTGTAACTGCACTGATTCCGAACGTGCTGAATTGCTCCGTGATTACCTACAGGTTTTGGCACAGTATGGATGGAACTCACCCCGACTCATGCCGGTCGGTTCGGAAGGCAAAGCGCCCTATATTGCTGAACGCCACATTGGCCTCACACAGCCCAAAATCCGCGACTTGCTCTACACCCCTCAAGAAGCAATAGAAGCCGTTAAAACCGGCGCTATCGGCTTCTGTCTGTATGCTGACCGACCCGAACACAACACCAAGGAACTGGTCTTTTTCGACCGTGACGAACCTGACAGGTGGCCCAACATTGGTGAGACGGTTCGCGTAGTCTCCGGTTCGGGAACTGGCGACCATCTGACTTTCTCCGCTAACGGTGAGATTGAAAATGCGAAGGGCAAAGGCAATTTGTCGGGAATCGGTTCGGTGCGAGGGCCTAACTGGTTCGTAGTTCTTCCCGGCTCGGTACATCCGACCGGTGGTATCTACCACATGGCCGAGAATCCCGGCATGGCCGAACTGTCGCCCGAGCAACTCCCAAGAGAGTTACAGAAGGGTGCGCTCCCTCAATCCGAACTACCGGACGGTGTAGTATCTGGTGCTACGTCGAATTTTAATCCGAACGCCAGCCTTCCGTCGGGGTTCTCCGCGAACGACGTAACGAACGATATTGGAATCCCACTCGAAGACGTGCGACAGGTATCTACGTGGCTGAACTACCTACTGACGTTTATCGAGCCGAACGGCTACGACAGTTTGAGCGAAGCCGACCAAGCGACGGTTCGGTACTTACTGATTTGGCGATTCGAGCCGACCGACATTGCCCGTATCCTTCGGGACTGTCGCGACCGTCGCGGTCGGGTAGACCGAGAAGACCACCCACACAAACTATGGCGCGACGGCTATGTCGAGCGAACAATCACGAACACAGGAATCCCGTATCAGGTTGACTCGGACTTGGGAAAAGCGCTTGTAGAAGACGCAATGGAAACGAAGGGGCGTAGGCCTTCAGCCGGGTCGAAATCACTTCGAGAAGTTCGAGACGCATTTCGGAACCTTGGGAACGAACTGACGACCACCGAGATAGTCGAAAGTTCATACGTGGGTTGGCGTGGCTCGAAGAAGGAATCCGTCAAAAGGCGCGTCGTTCGGTGCTTCGATATTTTCGATACCGCCGGGTATATTGAGTGGGAGAAAGACGGACGACAGAACATCTACATTGAAGAAGGACTCACCAACCTACGGATACCGGGTGACTACGAATGGTGCCAGCGAACGGCGGCACTGATGGGCGAAGAAATCGACTCCGCTGATATGGGTATCGAGAGTGAGCGAGACGAACGTGCAACGAAGCGGAGCAACACGTAA
- a CDS encoding Eco57I restriction-modification methylase domain-containing protein → MSVQQTEDIDKDAIQDLVDGYQSHSPHERKQMKEAAVRQQFINPLLRALGWDTTTDQVKPEQRTLVGEADYALSLNGREQFFIEAKSFSEDLDGSRRVSSGETQSYVEQAIDYAWHQGCDWAVLTNFEELRLYFTHVSKDDLESGLVFTLSADEYTSEDGFERLANLSKAAVADGSLGRLERTRERETVTEEILNVLSEARRRLTQDIHDSHSDLSMEDLRDSVQRILDRVVVMRVSEDRGVIPADTLLNMSESWKQTTINPDVRTLVRDLKNAFRDFDSVYNSELFAEHQCEDYEISNKVLLDTIDSLYDYNFSYIDADVLGNIYEDYLGHAIEDKSEDLELVENPDERQEEGIYYTPVPVVEYIVESVLGDRIDDIMARVREELEGDEPNFEAARDEFNAIEDIAVLDVSCGSGSFLIKSFDLLVDAYEEFRSLVRSVNGDMGIQEYSAAQTVPSDYKRHILRNNIFGVDLDYQATEIATVNLLLKALEKNEKLPAILEDNIRTGNSLLNGSPEEVADIFDITVEEAEEMGAFEWEEKFDHIFEERGGFDVIVGNPPWGAEIEEYDAWLKSDKGYELAEGRYDSYELFLELGDDLLREDGTLGFIIPDSIFNEDSVPLRRWLVDDHQLDRVHKLGEGIFDSVFAATAIVQYTNREAQSDHDVEVSLLQKEDRNQILGTGGEALLSIIQTKKHVTKQRRFTENEDYVFDIWAGEDDHEILDTMEADTVDWSEVADNGRGDETGREGEILQCPYCTEWSPFPRKRAESKGGGYYSKTCDHCR, encoded by the coding sequence ATGAGCGTTCAACAAACTGAAGACATTGACAAGGACGCCATACAGGATTTGGTAGACGGCTACCAATCTCATTCTCCCCACGAGCGGAAGCAAATGAAGGAAGCCGCCGTCCGACAGCAATTCATTAATCCCCTTCTTCGAGCGCTCGGGTGGGATACGACGACCGACCAAGTGAAACCTGAACAGCGGACACTTGTCGGGGAAGCCGACTACGCATTGAGTCTCAATGGACGCGAACAGTTCTTCATTGAGGCAAAGTCGTTCTCGGAAGACCTTGACGGGAGTCGTCGGGTCAGTAGTGGCGAAACCCAGTCTTACGTCGAACAGGCGATAGACTACGCATGGCACCAAGGGTGTGATTGGGCCGTCTTGACCAACTTCGAGGAACTCCGACTCTACTTTACGCACGTCAGCAAAGATGACCTCGAAAGCGGGCTGGTCTTCACTCTTTCAGCGGATGAATACACATCTGAAGATGGATTTGAGCGACTGGCAAATCTCTCTAAAGCCGCTGTCGCGGACGGGTCACTTGGACGATTGGAAAGAACGCGAGAGCGTGAGACAGTCACCGAAGAAATTCTGAATGTTCTATCTGAAGCACGTCGGCGTCTTACACAGGACATACATGACTCCCATTCTGACCTATCAATGGAAGACCTTCGAGACAGTGTACAGAGGATTTTAGACCGGGTAGTGGTTATGAGAGTCTCGGAAGACCGTGGGGTCATTCCAGCGGACACGTTGCTGAATATGTCCGAGTCTTGGAAACAGACCACGATTAATCCCGACGTACGGACACTGGTTCGTGACCTAAAAAACGCGTTCCGAGATTTCGATTCAGTCTACAATTCGGAGTTGTTCGCGGAACATCAATGCGAAGACTACGAAATTTCAAACAAAGTACTGTTAGATACTATCGACTCGTTGTACGACTACAACTTCTCGTATATCGACGCCGACGTACTCGGGAACATCTACGAGGACTACCTTGGTCATGCTATTGAGGACAAATCCGAGGACTTGGAACTGGTTGAAAACCCGGATGAACGTCAAGAAGAAGGTATCTACTATACGCCAGTTCCGGTGGTTGAATACATCGTTGAGAGCGTATTGGGTGACCGGATTGACGATATAATGGCAAGGGTGCGAGAGGAGTTGGAAGGTGACGAGCCGAATTTTGAAGCCGCCCGTGACGAGTTCAACGCTATTGAGGATATTGCTGTCTTGGACGTGTCGTGTGGGAGCGGTAGTTTCCTGATTAAATCGTTTGACTTGCTGGTAGACGCTTACGAGGAGTTCCGGTCACTGGTTCGGTCAGTGAACGGGGATATGGGCATACAAGAGTATTCAGCGGCCCAAACAGTGCCGTCCGACTACAAGCGGCATATCCTTCGGAACAACATCTTCGGAGTGGACTTGGACTATCAGGCGACCGAAATTGCGACGGTTAATCTTCTATTGAAGGCACTGGAAAAGAACGAGAAACTACCAGCGATACTCGAAGACAACATTCGCACCGGGAACAGCCTGTTGAACGGGTCGCCCGAGGAAGTGGCTGATATTTTCGATATTACAGTAGAGGAAGCCGAAGAAATGGGTGCGTTTGAATGGGAAGAGAAGTTTGACCACATCTTTGAGGAACGAGGGGGCTTTGACGTGATTGTCGGCAATCCACCGTGGGGTGCTGAAATAGAAGAATACGACGCGTGGCTCAAAAGCGACAAAGGGTATGAACTGGCCGAGGGCCGATACGATTCTTATGAACTCTTTTTAGAATTAGGAGACGACCTGTTGAGAGAAGACGGTACTCTCGGGTTCATTATTCCGGACAGTATCTTCAACGAGGATTCTGTTCCTCTACGGCGCTGGTTGGTGGATGACCATCAGTTAGATAGAGTTCACAAATTGGGGGAAGGAATTTTTGACAGTGTTTTCGCGGCTACCGCTATTGTACAATACACGAACCGAGAAGCACAATCAGACCACGATGTTGAGGTGAGTCTACTTCAAAAAGAAGACCGCAATCAAATACTTGGAACAGGTGGAGAAGCCTTATTGAGTATCATTCAGACAAAGAAGCACGTTACAAAACAGCGGCGGTTTACTGAAAACGAGGACTATGTGTTTGATATTTGGGCCGGTGAGGACGACCATGAGATTCTGGACACGATGGAAGCGGACACGGTAGATTGGTCAGAGGTTGCCGATAACGGTCGTGGTGACGAAACGGGGCGTGAGGGGGAGATACTACAGTGTCCATATTGTA